A genomic stretch from Fodinibius salinus includes:
- a CDS encoding patatin-like phospholipase family protein: protein MKETIEKLWNGKKSEKKIGLALGGGAALGAAHVGVLRALEKSEVEIDYIAGTSIGAMVGAFYAFGMPVDKIEDIALDIDWPDVSGLALSKMGLLTNNAMGEQLDKHLGDVKFNEANIPFAAVATDISNGEKVILKKGDVSDAVKASTCIPVLFEPVEIDGRLLVDGGLRESVPLSAILDMGADFKIGVDLNAYRNYERPENILDILNNTLEIALKHLANVNRNNIDLLIQPKLAQFSRSETENTAEMIERGFQAAEDSLKRKTGKVD from the coding sequence ATGAAAGAAACAATTGAAAAGCTCTGGAATGGTAAAAAATCGGAGAAAAAAATAGGACTGGCGCTGGGTGGCGGTGCAGCGTTGGGGGCTGCCCACGTAGGAGTATTACGGGCATTGGAAAAATCTGAAGTCGAGATTGACTACATAGCAGGTACCAGCATTGGGGCTATGGTAGGAGCATTTTATGCATTTGGCATGCCGGTAGATAAAATTGAAGATATTGCCCTGGATATTGATTGGCCGGATGTTTCCGGACTTGCCCTTTCTAAAATGGGCCTGTTGACTAATAATGCCATGGGTGAACAACTCGACAAACATTTAGGAGATGTGAAGTTTAATGAGGCTAATATTCCTTTTGCAGCAGTGGCAACGGATATTTCAAATGGAGAAAAAGTTATTCTTAAGAAAGGAGACGTATCGGATGCGGTAAAGGCCAGCACCTGTATTCCGGTACTTTTTGAACCTGTGGAAATTGATGGTCGATTATTGGTAGATGGTGGATTAAGAGAAAGTGTTCCTCTTTCAGCTATTCTGGATATGGGAGCAGATTTTAAAATCGGTGTAGACCTTAATGCATACAGAAATTATGAACGTCCAGAGAATATTTTGGACATCCTGAATAATACTCTTGAAATTGCACTTAAGCATTTGGCAAATGTGAATCGGAATAACATTGATCTGCTAATCCAACCTAAACTAGCACAGTTTAGCCGTTCGGAAACAGAAAATACGGCCGAGATGATAGAAAGAGGATTTCAGGCGGCTGAAGATTCGTTAAAAAGAAAGACAGGGAAAGTCGATTAA
- a CDS encoding aspartate carbamoyltransferase catalytic subunit — MAEEIELQHNDHDFEQQHLLGLADYSKEDIQYVLDQAQYFREILDRPVPKVPTLRDKTIVNLFYEDSTRTRLSFELAQKRMGADVVNFSKGSSSVKKGESLKDTIRNISSMKIDMVVVRHSSPGVPHFLTRCVDAATINAGDGQHEHPTQALLDMFTMQQVHPDLAGKNIAVIGDIAHSRVVRSNIIGLLKLGANVTVCGPKTMMPAYVNELGADVSYNLDQTLEWCDIAMALRIQLERQEEGTELFPSIREYHQMFGIRMEHLKRYPDFVIMHPGPVNRGVEMESQVADSDRSIILSQVTNGVAVRMAILYLLSGGTRI, encoded by the coding sequence ATGGCCGAAGAAATTGAATTGCAACATAACGATCATGACTTTGAGCAGCAGCATCTGTTGGGGCTTGCTGATTATTCGAAAGAGGATATACAGTATGTGCTCGATCAGGCACAATATTTTCGGGAAATCTTAGATCGTCCCGTGCCTAAGGTACCTACCCTGCGGGACAAGACTATTGTCAATCTTTTTTATGAGGATAGTACGCGCACCCGTCTTTCGTTTGAGTTGGCCCAAAAGCGTATGGGTGCTGATGTAGTAAATTTTTCGAAAGGTTCTTCAAGCGTTAAGAAGGGGGAATCTCTCAAAGATACCATCCGTAATATTAGCTCTATGAAGATTGATATGGTGGTTGTTCGGCACAGCAGTCCCGGCGTACCCCATTTTCTAACGCGTTGTGTAGATGCGGCAACTATAAATGCCGGCGACGGACAGCACGAGCACCCTACACAGGCCCTTCTCGATATGTTTACTATGCAGCAGGTCCATCCCGATTTGGCAGGTAAAAATATTGCTGTAATTGGTGATATTGCTCACAGCCGTGTAGTGCGTTCCAATATTATTGGCTTGTTAAAGTTGGGAGCTAATGTTACTGTCTGTGGCCCAAAGACTATGATGCCGGCCTATGTGAATGAGCTTGGAGCTGATGTTTCGTATAACTTGGATCAAACACTGGAGTGGTGCGATATTGCGATGGCGCTGCGCATTCAGCTAGAACGGCAGGAAGAAGGTACCGAGCTGTTCCCCAGTATCCGTGAATATCACCAGATGTTTGGTATTAGGATGGAGCATCTCAAAAGATATCCCGATTTTGTGATCATGCATCCCGGCCCGGTAAATCGCGGGGTGGAAATGGAGAGCCAAGTGGCCGACAGTGATCGGTCGATAATATTGAGCCAGGTTACCAATGGAGTAGCCGTGCGAATGGCCATTTTATACCTGCTCAGCGGCGGTACACGGATATAA
- a CDS encoding alpha/beta hydrolase → MSLFRVDPDNPFSGPHQNQPVVTGGVSMDDANIGMILIHGRGASAQSMMLFAEEFTRDDIHYRAIQASRHTWYPRSFLAPKEMNQPGISSGLQFIHEEITQINNAGIPTNKIMLLGFSQGACLTTEFAARHPQYYGGIVGFSGGLIGEEVKSQNYSGSLKQTPVFLGCSDRDPHIPQERVDRTEQIFSQLEADVTKKIYKEMGHTVNENEIKFVNGMLNNM, encoded by the coding sequence ATGTCTTTATTTCGAGTTGATCCAGACAATCCATTCAGCGGTCCCCATCAAAACCAGCCGGTAGTAACCGGTGGGGTATCCATGGATGATGCTAATATTGGCATGATTCTCATTCATGGCCGCGGGGCTTCGGCCCAAAGCATGATGTTGTTTGCCGAAGAATTTACCCGTGATGATATCCATTATCGGGCTATCCAGGCCAGTAGGCACACATGGTATCCCCGGTCATTTTTAGCTCCCAAAGAGATGAATCAGCCGGGTATATCCAGTGGTTTGCAGTTTATCCATGAAGAAATTACCCAAATTAACAATGCCGGTATACCAACGAACAAGATTATGTTACTAGGATTTTCGCAAGGTGCCTGCCTTACTACTGAGTTTGCGGCGCGCCATCCACAATACTATGGCGGAATTGTTGGATTCAGCGGTGGATTGATTGGTGAAGAAGTAAAATCTCAAAACTACAGCGGGTCACTGAAACAAACACCAGTGTTTTTGGGATGCAGCGATCGGGATCCCCATATTCCGCAAGAACGGGTGGACCGGACAGAGCAGATATTCAGCCAGCTTGAGGCTGATGTTACTAAAAAAATTTATAAGGAAATGGGCCATACCGTCAATGAGAATGAGATAAAGTTTGTAAATGGAATGCTTAATAATATGTAA
- a CDS encoding M48 family metallopeptidase, with protein sequence MNIFAIIILATLGIDFLLNLAADFYNLKSLDKGLPNEFSDVYDEETYDKSQRYTKVRTKFGILTSAFNLVILLVFWFAGGFNWLDGLIRSWELGTIWTGLAYIGTLLLAKSILSLPFSLYSTFVIEEKFGFNETTLKTFVLDLVKGLGLGILLGGPLLAGILAFFTFIDQYAWLYAWGAVTAFTLIIQFVAPRWIMPLFNDFEPLEEGDLRQKIRKYADKVNFALEGVYVMDGSKRSSKSNAFFTGFGKNKRIALYDTLIENHTENELVAVLAHEIGHYKKKHIFKNMAISIAQTGIMFFLLSVFLNSQGLYDAFYMEQISIYTGLIFFGMLYAPIDMIVSVFMQVLSRKYEFEADEFASTTYQKEPMIEALKKLSKDNLSNLTPHPFYVFLNYSHPPVLERIETIKKN encoded by the coding sequence ATGAATATTTTTGCCATCATCATTTTAGCTACGCTGGGCATTGACTTTCTGCTTAATCTGGCAGCCGACTTTTACAATCTTAAATCACTGGACAAGGGATTACCCAATGAATTCAGTGATGTCTATGACGAAGAAACCTATGATAAATCCCAGCGCTACACCAAGGTTCGAACCAAGTTTGGTATACTGACCTCGGCTTTTAATCTGGTGATACTGCTAGTTTTCTGGTTTGCGGGTGGTTTTAACTGGCTGGACGGGCTCATCCGCAGCTGGGAGCTTGGCACCATCTGGACGGGCCTGGCATATATTGGAACCCTGCTGCTTGCCAAAAGTATACTTTCACTACCCTTTAGCTTGTATTCCACTTTTGTAATTGAAGAAAAGTTCGGGTTTAACGAAACAACCCTAAAGACCTTTGTTTTAGATCTGGTAAAAGGTCTTGGGCTAGGTATTCTGCTTGGCGGTCCCTTGCTAGCAGGTATCCTGGCTTTCTTTACGTTTATTGACCAATATGCATGGCTGTATGCATGGGGAGCGGTTACTGCTTTTACACTGATCATTCAGTTTGTTGCCCCACGATGGATTATGCCATTATTCAATGATTTTGAACCCCTTGAGGAAGGCGACTTACGGCAGAAAATCCGGAAATATGCCGATAAAGTTAATTTTGCACTCGAGGGAGTGTATGTGATGGACGGATCCAAGCGCAGCAGCAAATCTAATGCCTTCTTTACAGGGTTCGGGAAAAACAAACGCATAGCACTGTATGACACACTGATCGAAAATCACACTGAAAACGAACTGGTAGCGGTACTAGCTCACGAAATTGGTCACTATAAAAAGAAGCATATTTTTAAAAATATGGCTATCAGCATTGCCCAAACGGGTATTATGTTTTTTCTACTCTCAGTGTTCCTCAACTCACAGGGATTATATGATGCTTTTTATATGGAACAAATTTCTATTTATACGGGGCTTATTTTCTTTGGAATGCTCTATGCTCCCATTGATATGATTGTATCCGTCTTTATGCAGGTACTTTCGCGAAAATACGAATTTGAGGCTGATGAATTTGCTTCGACAACCTACCAGAAAGAACCAATGATTGAAGCTTTGAAAAAGTTATCTAAGGATAATCTTTCGAATCTTACCCCTCATCCATTTTATGTGTTCCTTAATTATTCACATCCGCCAGTGCTGGAACGTATTGAAACCATAAAGAAAAACTAA
- a CDS encoding ring-cleaving dioxygenase has translation MSKYRGLHHISVIAGDPQENYDFYVKKLGMRMVKKTVNQDDPTKYHLFYANSEGSPGSSLTFFPWPRARQGDSGSGEATAVSLAVPESSLDYWQERLDEQNIPYSGPLIRFGKKYLSFKDPDGLQLHLVFDGQKIDLKSWNKSPVPDKYQIQGFWSTTLRLHEMDHTEQVLTSILGFKKVASEENATLYKTESELGHSVIIEEVPFSQGQSGAGIVHHVAFQTEDAEDLKELRHEVLRFGLQPTEIIDRHFFKSVYYRTPGGVLFEMATHGPGYFVNSDPSEDQAQKLELTPWHETRRTEIEAALPTIEV, from the coding sequence ATGAGTAAATATCGCGGACTGCATCATATTTCAGTCATTGCCGGCGACCCCCAAGAGAATTACGATTTCTATGTCAAAAAGCTGGGGATGCGTATGGTAAAGAAAACAGTCAATCAAGATGACCCAACGAAGTACCATCTTTTTTATGCTAATTCTGAAGGAAGTCCGGGATCTAGTCTCACTTTTTTCCCTTGGCCGCGGGCACGGCAAGGTGATTCCGGATCTGGTGAAGCTACAGCTGTCTCTCTGGCCGTACCGGAAAGCTCGCTGGATTATTGGCAAGAGCGATTGGATGAACAGAATATTCCATACAGCGGTCCTCTTATTCGATTTGGCAAGAAGTATCTTTCATTTAAAGATCCGGACGGGCTTCAGTTGCACTTGGTATTTGACGGCCAGAAAATTGATCTGAAAAGTTGGAATAAGTCTCCCGTACCGGATAAATATCAAATACAGGGATTTTGGAGTACGACTCTTCGGCTGCATGAGATGGATCATACTGAACAAGTATTGACTTCTATCTTAGGATTTAAAAAGGTTGCTTCGGAAGAGAATGCCACCCTCTACAAAACTGAGAGTGAGCTTGGCCACTCTGTCATTATTGAGGAAGTGCCATTTAGCCAAGGACAAAGTGGGGCTGGCATTGTACATCATGTAGCCTTTCAGACAGAAGATGCTGAAGATCTGAAGGAATTGCGTCATGAGGTATTGCGATTTGGGTTGCAGCCGACAGAAATTATTGACCGGCACTTTTTTAAGTCTGTCTATTATCGCACGCCGGGCGGGGTGCTATTTGAGATGGCTACACACGGTCCTGGTTATTTTGTTAATTCCGATCCGTCTGAGGATCAGGCTCAAAAACTGGAGCTAACGCCCTGGCATGAGACTCGTCGAACAGAAATTGAAGCGGCACTGCCCACGATAGAAGTTTAG
- a CDS encoding ring-cleaving dioxygenase, translated as MAEKGIHHITAIAGDPQRNYEFYTQVMGLRLVKKTVNFDDPSSYHLYYGNESGDPGSIITFFTWPHMQKGKPDRGQVVSVAFAVPTTSKQFWIEHLEDQDVSFEDPFERFGKEVIGFQDPDGLYVELVFSPGVDGTEGWGEGVVPQKHAIRGIHGVSLAEKNYEGTGRLLEYELGFELTDQLDNRYYYTSGSEIGSVIEVIDQFQPNGRAGRGTVHHIAFRSEDEQEQQAICEQLYHKGYHLTEVKDRTYFKSVYFHEPGGILFEVATDPPGFTVDENLEDLGSSLTLPDNLEPYRHKLEADLPELNN; from the coding sequence ATGGCAGAAAAAGGAATACATCATATTACCGCAATAGCCGGTGATCCTCAACGGAATTATGAATTTTATACCCAAGTAATGGGACTTCGCTTGGTAAAGAAAACAGTCAATTTTGATGACCCGTCGTCCTACCACCTATATTATGGCAATGAGTCGGGAGATCCCGGAAGCATTATCACATTTTTTACCTGGCCGCATATGCAAAAAGGAAAGCCCGACCGCGGGCAGGTAGTGTCTGTTGCATTCGCTGTTCCCACTACATCCAAACAATTTTGGATTGAACATCTTGAGGATCAGGATGTCAGTTTTGAAGATCCTTTCGAACGTTTTGGCAAAGAAGTAATAGGTTTTCAAGATCCTGATGGACTCTACGTTGAACTAGTGTTTTCGCCCGGCGTTGATGGTACAGAAGGGTGGGGTGAAGGTGTAGTCCCACAGAAGCACGCCATTAGGGGTATCCATGGGGTTAGCCTGGCAGAGAAAAATTATGAGGGCACAGGGAGATTGCTGGAATACGAGTTGGGATTTGAGTTAACCGACCAGTTAGATAATAGGTATTATTATACTTCTGGTTCTGAAATAGGTTCTGTGATTGAAGTCATTGACCAGTTTCAACCCAATGGCCGGGCTGGGAGAGGTACAGTGCATCACATTGCTTTTCGATCTGAAGATGAACAAGAGCAACAAGCTATATGTGAACAATTGTACCACAAAGGTTATCATCTGACGGAAGTGAAAGATCGAACTTATTTTAAGTCAGTATATTTTCATGAGCCGGGGGGTATACTTTTTGAAGTGGCTACTGACCCTCCTGGTTTTACAGTTGATGAAAACTTGGAAGACCTTGGAAGTTCGTTAACGCTTCCCGATAATCTTGAACCCTACCGCCACAAGTTAGAGGCGGATTTACCTGAACTAAACAATTAG
- a CDS encoding endonuclease domain-containing protein: MDKNKSNYNKKHKELARKLRKDGTKGEAILWSEVLRAKKFHGYQFNRQFCIDDYIVDFISRKLKLVIEVDGYSHKFKHEEDKLRDKKLEELGYTTVRFSEREVQWFRECNQGTGKLSAWQIIKSILLPSFSKEELFVWTTES; the protein is encoded by the coding sequence ATGGATAAAAACAAATCAAACTACAACAAAAAGCATAAAGAACTGGCCCGGAAGCTTCGGAAAGATGGCACTAAGGGAGAGGCTATACTTTGGAGCGAAGTTTTACGAGCAAAAAAGTTTCATGGATACCAGTTTAACCGTCAGTTTTGTATTGATGACTACATCGTCGATTTCATTTCCCGCAAACTAAAGTTGGTTATCGAAGTAGATGGATACTCTCATAAATTCAAACATGAAGAGGATAAACTACGAGATAAAAAATTAGAAGAGCTTGGATATACCACTGTGCGATTTTCAGAGCGGGAAGTACAATGGTTTAGAGAATGTAATCAGGGTACTGGAAAATTATCTGCCTGGCAAATAATTAAATCAATCCTCCTGCCCTCCTTTTCTAAGGAGGAACTCTTTGTTTGGACTACGGAATCGTAA
- a CDS encoding trans-sulfuration enzyme family protein, translated as MHKETQAIHAAMEVVNNNPDIVPPVHRSTVYQLDKEGRSEGDWHYTRLENPNRVQWEHVLKVMEDGEAAAAFSSGVAAAAGVFQSLEPGDHIIIPEDVYAGNRKLVNNIMNPWGLESDFIDMTDLTNIKNHLKENTSLIWIESPSNPLMNIMDIEAICDLAHENGAVVCVDNTWPTPVNQMPLKLGADLVIHSTTKYFGGHSDILGGAVISKEQDDFFEQIRMVQRTGGAVPSPDDCWMLARSTRTMPYRMKGHNNNAERLAFYLQDHPKVQDVFYPGLPSHDGHKIAKKQMSGFGGMISFLIKGPQQDAIEIVGRSKLIGRATSLGGVESTWEHRRSSEGEGSITPKNLIRISVGLEHPDDLLEDLEQALG; from the coding sequence ATGCACAAAGAAACCCAAGCGATCCATGCCGCCATGGAAGTGGTCAACAATAATCCCGATATCGTGCCGCCGGTGCATCGCTCTACGGTGTACCAGCTGGATAAAGAAGGTAGAAGCGAGGGGGACTGGCATTATACGCGGCTCGAAAATCCCAATCGAGTACAATGGGAACATGTATTAAAAGTGATGGAAGATGGAGAGGCCGCAGCAGCTTTTTCCAGTGGTGTAGCGGCAGCAGCAGGAGTATTTCAATCGCTTGAACCCGGAGATCATATTATTATTCCCGAAGATGTATATGCCGGAAATCGCAAGTTAGTCAATAATATCATGAACCCGTGGGGACTGGAATCTGATTTTATTGACATGACGGATCTTACAAACATCAAAAACCACCTCAAAGAAAATACCAGCCTCATCTGGATTGAAAGTCCCTCCAACCCATTGATGAATATCATGGATATTGAAGCGATCTGCGATTTAGCGCATGAAAATGGGGCTGTGGTTTGTGTAGATAACACGTGGCCCACGCCTGTCAACCAGATGCCGCTAAAGCTAGGGGCAGATTTGGTTATCCATTCTACAACAAAATACTTTGGCGGGCACAGTGATATTCTAGGCGGAGCTGTTATCAGCAAGGAGCAAGATGATTTTTTTGAGCAGATCCGCATGGTTCAACGAACAGGAGGCGCCGTGCCCTCACCCGATGACTGCTGGATGCTGGCTCGAAGCACACGCACCATGCCCTATCGGATGAAAGGTCATAATAACAATGCAGAACGCCTTGCTTTTTATCTGCAAGATCATCCCAAAGTACAAGATGTCTTTTATCCGGGATTACCCAGCCACGACGGGCATAAAATTGCCAAAAAACAAATGAGCGGATTTGGAGGGATGATTTCCTTTTTGATTAAAGGACCCCAACAAGACGCAATCGAAATTGTTGGCAGATCAAAACTGATTGGCCGAGCAACTAGTCTGGGGGGCGTAGAAAGCACATGGGAACATCGCCGCAGCAGTGAAGGCGAAGGCTCGATAACACCCAAAAACCTAATTCGTATTAGCGTGGGACTAGAGCATCCCGATGATCTTTTGGAAGATCTGGAGCAGGCGCTGGGTTAA
- a CDS encoding SDR family NAD(P)-dependent oxidoreductase, producing the protein MGFNFDDRHIVITGGAGVLGSAVVQLLAGSGAPCSVPCFNEAEQETFELSSHENVFTQAGIDLTDEERAQSFYKDAIEYQGPLWGSIHIAGGFGVGNIEDTPLTDFNKQIQLNTVTCYNSCRTAVQAMRSSGYSGGRIVNIAARPALEPRQGKGMTAYTVAKAGVAALTESLAAEVVEDDILVNAIAPSVIDTPQNRDAMPDANFEDWPNPQQLAKQIAHLVSPENEVTRGSVVTVYGKS; encoded by the coding sequence ATGGGTTTTAACTTTGATGATCGACACATTGTGATTACAGGTGGAGCTGGTGTTTTAGGTTCTGCCGTGGTTCAGTTATTGGCAGGCTCGGGTGCTCCCTGCAGCGTGCCTTGTTTTAACGAGGCTGAGCAAGAAACGTTTGAGTTGAGCAGTCACGAGAATGTTTTTACACAAGCTGGTATTGATCTAACGGATGAAGAACGAGCTCAATCTTTTTATAAGGATGCTATTGAATACCAGGGACCGCTTTGGGGATCCATCCACATTGCCGGCGGATTCGGGGTGGGAAATATTGAAGATACTCCGCTTACGGATTTCAACAAGCAGATTCAGTTAAACACGGTGACTTGTTATAATTCATGTCGCACTGCGGTTCAAGCTATGCGGTCATCTGGCTATTCAGGCGGACGAATTGTCAATATTGCTGCACGTCCTGCCTTAGAACCGCGACAAGGTAAAGGGATGACGGCCTACACTGTTGCCAAAGCCGGAGTTGCAGCGTTGACCGAATCTTTGGCTGCCGAAGTAGTTGAGGATGATATCCTTGTGAATGCTATTGCGCCCTCTGTTATTGACACTCCCCAAAATCGTGATGCCATGCCAGATGCTAATTTTGAAGACTGGCCGAATCCCCAGCAGCTGGCTAAACAAATTGCACATCTTGTCTCTCCAGAAAATGAGGTAACACGCGGTAGTGTCGTTACAGTGTATGGAAAGAGTTAA
- the pyrR gene encoding bifunctional pyr operon transcriptional regulator/uracil phosphoribosyltransferase PyrR — protein MNTVKIMSADDLDRTYLRFAHQIVEPHDKPEQLALIGMQTRGVYMGKRIVKLIEQQFDFAPDFGVLDVTFYRDDFRTNLKMPQVKVTEIPFDLYGRDVILIDDVLYTGRTVRSAMDALMDYGRPRSIKFCCMVDRGHRELPIAADYVGSDLPTHVQEEVRVKVNELDGEDAVYVIQNPEEES, from the coding sequence TTGAATACTGTTAAAATCATGTCGGCCGATGATCTGGATCGCACCTACCTGCGATTTGCTCATCAGATCGTGGAGCCGCACGATAAGCCCGAACAATTAGCGCTCATTGGGATGCAGACCCGTGGTGTCTATATGGGTAAGCGCATCGTAAAATTGATTGAGCAACAGTTTGATTTTGCGCCCGATTTTGGAGTGCTGGATGTAACCTTTTACCGTGACGATTTTCGTACAAATCTAAAGATGCCCCAAGTAAAGGTTACCGAAATTCCTTTTGATCTGTACGGTCGTGACGTCATTTTAATTGATGATGTGCTTTATACCGGACGCACTGTTCGTTCGGCTATGGATGCACTGATGGACTACGGCCGTCCTCGTAGCATTAAGTTTTGTTGTATGGTTGATCGGGGGCATCGTGAACTCCCCATAGCTGCTGATTATGTGGGGTCTGACCTACCTACCCACGTTCAAGAAGAGGTACGCGTAAAGGTAAATGAGCTGGATGGTGAAGATGCAGTATATGTGATACAAAATCCGGAGGAGGAAAGCTGA
- a CDS encoding type II toxin-antitoxin system VapC family toxin — MELVNILIDTNIALYFLTGDKKLTNLLDNAIIYLSFISELELLSYPELDNKEQESINNFIQECVVVDINPPIKQKTITIWQQSNIKLPDTIIAATAISKQLPFLSADKDFAQVHDLQLFSYEL, encoded by the coding sequence GTGGAATTAGTGAACATACTCATTGATACGAATATTGCTCTTTACTTTTTAACAGGGGATAAAAAGCTGACTAACCTACTTGATAATGCAATCATCTATTTATCTTTTATTTCTGAACTGGAGTTACTTTCCTACCCCGAACTCGATAACAAAGAACAAGAATCAATCAATAATTTCATTCAGGAATGCGTAGTTGTTGATATCAATCCCCCTATTAAACAAAAGACAATTACCATTTGGCAACAATCAAATATCAAACTGCCTGATACCATTATTGCCGCAACGGCAATTTCTAAACAACTCCCTTTTCTATCGGCAGATAAAGATTTTGCACAAGTTCACGATCTACAATTGTTTTCATATGAACTATAA